The following proteins come from a genomic window of Henningerozyma blattae CBS 6284 chromosome 4, complete genome:
- the PSF2 gene encoding DNA replication protein PSF2 (similar to Saccharomyces cerevisiae PSF2 (YJL072C); ancestral locus Anc_1.300), which translates to MSLPNHLNETFSPEEIQFLVENEPIRIFPRITTRQMVRANRQYDEFDSNTAKQDMKWKLITMDDTSLNNMVAMKSTQVTLWVALILKQQAKCSIIAPAWLTVKELDRKIQYEQTHLDRFSEMPWNWLVLAQLLFNKAADDFHDPVHELRSRVQDLREIRQSKVLKGLQYLNESHLQLDNLSVLEINELRPFIIGVMDKLRDMHAAAHSGSANEDQDIDNYGDDRYVEAGV; encoded by the coding sequence ATGTCATTAccaaatcatttaaatgaaacatTTTCTCCAGAAGAAATCCAATTTTTGGTTGAGAACGAGCCAATAAGAATCTTCCCGCGTATAACTACGCGTCAAATGGTACGTGCAAATCGTCAATATGATGAGTTCGATAGTAATACCGCTAAACAAGATATGAAATGGAAGTTAATTACTATGGATGATACATCGTTAAATAATATGGTTGCAATGAAATCTACACAAGTGACTCTATGGGTGgcattaattttaaaacaacaaGCCAAATGTAGTATAATAGCACCGGCATGGTTGACagttaaagaattagatCGTAAAATTCAATATGAACAAACCCATTTAGATCGATTCAGTGAGATGCCTTGGAATTGGTTAGTATTAGCCCAACTGCTATTTAATAAAGCAGCAGATGACTTCCATGATCCTGTTCATGAATTACGTAGTAGGGTCCAAGATTTAAGAGAAATCCGTCAATCTAAAGTATTGAAAGGGTTACAATACTTGAACGAATCGCATTTACAACTAGATAATCTGAGTGTCTTGGAAATCAATGAATTAAGAccttttattattggagTAATGGATAAATTGAGAGATATGCACGCAGCTGCTCATTCTGGTTCAGCCAATGAGGATCAAGATATTGATAACTATGGCGATGATAGATATGTTGAAGCTGGTGTATAA
- the TBLA0D05260 gene encoding uncharacterized protein translates to MEETHRVNCAQGILISLAHDSKVNNCRMALNVYLPKQYYTPNAADLTKEKPIPTIYFLVGVSANQNYATERSFIQWQADTYGFAVVFPDTSPRGPDVPDVPDIEVVGQSAGFYLNATAEPFVKNYQMFDYVHKELPAELTTYFDKVSPVRVDFLKNVSIIGHSMGGLGSLTGYFKLFPRYKSCSAFAPVVNPTSSDSNAGQISFKTYLKDPESESAAYDPCELIKSTTLTAQDVDGKQVLITVGTKDHLYDTELHSQRILEFTKGTVWEGKITVQLIKGFDHQSYLIATEIGNHAKFHAKHLGLL, encoded by the coding sequence ATGGAAGAAACACATAGAGTTAACTGTGCCCAAGGTATTTTGATCTCTTTAGCTCATGATTCAAAGGTCAATAACTGTAGAATGGCCTTGAATGTGTATTTGCCAAAGCAATATTATACGCCAAATGCCGCTGACTTGACTAAGGAAAAACCAATTCCAACTATCTACTTTTTGGTAGGGGTCTCGgcaaatcaaaattatgCGACTGAAAGATCATTCATTCAATGGCAAGCAGATACCTATGGATTTGCTGTTGTTTTCCCTGATACTTCTCCTAGAGGTCCGGATGTCCCAGATGTTCCAGATATCGAAGTAGTTGGACAAAGTGCTGGTTTCTATTTGAATGCTACTGCTGAACCATTCGTTAAGAATTATCAGATGTTTGATTATGTCCATAAAGAACTACCTGCAGAACTTACCACATATTTCGATAAGGTATCACCAGTCCGTGttgattttttgaaaaatgttAGTATTATTGGTCACTCCATGGGTGGGTTGGGCTCTTTAACAGGttatttcaaattgttTCCCCGCTATAAAAGTTGTTCTGCTTTTGCACCTGTAGTTAATCCAACTTCTTCTGATTCAAATGCTGGTCAAATAAGTTTTAAGACTTATTTGAAAGATCCTGAATCGGAATCTGCAGCATATGATCCTTGTGAACTGATTAAATCAACAACTCTTACTGCACAAGATGTAGACGGTAAACAAGTTTTGATTACTGTAGGAACAAAGGATCACTTGTACGATACTGAATTACATTCCCAAAGAATCTTAGAATTTACAAAAGGTACTGTTTGGGAAGGGAAAATCACCgttcaattgattaaagGGTTCGATCATCAATCCTATTTGATTGCTACAGAGATTGGAAATCATGCAAAGTTTCACGCAAAACACTTGGGACTTTTATAA
- the TBLA0D05270 gene encoding uncharacterized protein (similar to Saccharomyces cerevisiae YJL068C; ancestral locus Anc_1.308), whose product MEETHRVNCAQGILISLAHDSKVNNCRMVLNVYLPKQYYAPNAAEKTKEKPIPTIYFLDGLSADQNHAPETSFIQWQADIYGFAVVFPDTSPRGEEVPDFKDIFELGQSGGYYINASKEPFAKYYNMFDYVHKEMPNELTTYFNKISPVRVDFLENVSIIGHSMGGMGSLMGYLKTFPHYKSCSAIAPLTNPTSEDSKAGHMGLHTYLKNPEVEGFEWDPCYLIKDKKFTEENVKGHSILVTQGTTDPIIETELHSDRLVEYAKGTPWQGKIIYQFMEGFDHGSYLIATEIPNHAKYHAKRLGLTE is encoded by the coding sequence ATGGAAGAAACACATAGAGTTAACTGTGCCCAAGGTATTTTGATCTCTTTAGCTCATGATTCAAAGGTCAATAACTGTAGAATGGTCTTGAATGTGTATTTGCCAAAGCAATATTACGCACCAAATGCCGCTGAAAAGACTAAAGAGAAGCCAATTCCAACTATCTATTTCTTAGATGGTCTTTCAGCTGATCAAAATCATGCTCCTGAAACTTCATTCATTCAATGGCAAGCTGATATCTACGGATTTGCTGTTGTTTTCCCTGATACCTCACCAAGAGGTGAAGAAGTCCCTGACTTTAAggatatttttgaattaggTCAAAGTGGTGGTTATTATATCAATGCTTCGAAAGAACCATTCgccaaatattataatatgtTTGATTATGTCCATAAGGAAATGCCAAATGAATTGACTACTTATTTCAATAAGATCTCACCAGTTCGTGTCGATTTCTTGGAAAATGTTAGTATCATTGGTCATTCAATGGGTGGTATGGGTTCATTGATGGGGTACTTGAAAACTTTCCCTCACTACAAAAGTTGTTCTGCCATCGCACCATTAACTAATCCAACTTCAGAAGATTCCAAGGCTGGTCACATGGGTCTACATACTTATTTAAAGAACCCAGAAGTGGAAGGTTTTGAATGGGACCCTTGTTATTTGATTAAAGACAAAAAGTTTACTGAGGAAAATGTCAAAGGTCACAGTATTTTGGTTACCCAAGGTACCACAGACCCTATTATTGAAACTGAATTGCATTCAGACAGACTTGTGGAATACGCAAAGGGTACTCCTTGGCAAGGTAAgattatttatcaattcATGGAAGGTTTCGACCATGGTTCTTACTTGATTGCCACAGAAATTCCAAATCATGCTAAATATCATGCCAAGCGTTTAGGTTTAACCgaataa
- the TBLA0D05310 gene encoding AEC family transporter (similar to Saccharomyces cerevisiae YBR287W; ancestral locus Anc_1.296), which yields MDSTQGFTFSHIAYLVFESVLEVIFISLSGYWAAATGMLPRTAQKSLSRMNVDLFTPCLIFSKLAKSLSLAKIKELIVIPIFFGLTTLISYFSGIIMSKFLKLDKDETNFVTGNSIFGNSNSLPVSLTLSLAYTLPNLTWSDIPNDNRENVASRGLLYLLIFQQFGQMLRWSWGYNSLLRWSGTNLQNMPQSQITLLTEDGRISSENLPSIQDSSNNNGNNNNASDHAFVNSNSTANTINSEIQRYHDHHQPFSDEEADPQLLTVNNTSSTNINRLLTVNSNISTLKSSSSNKSATPDSNVYLLSSHQNELYQANTFMQKIYFSIINLINKVISYLNPPLYSMIFAIVVAAIKPLQEEMFYNGGFLNSTFGAAVTQLGEVSIPMILIVLGSNIYPDSEAFKPTPNHNKMVIGSIIGRMVLPSLFLLPIITIAVKYIQTSILDDPIFLVVGFLLTVSPPAIQLTQITQLNEFFEAEMASILTWSYVVLTLPVSIIVVSSAIYVLQWANPN from the coding sequence ATGGATTCGACTCAAGGTTTCACCTTTTCTCATATTGCTTACCTGGTATTTGAATCTGTTTTAGAGGTAATCTTTATCTCTCTTTCCGGTTACTGGGCAGCAGCTACAGGTATGCTGCCTAGAACTGCTCAAAAATCATTATCTAGAATGAACGTTGATTTATTCACACCATGTTTGATTTTTAGTAAGTTGGCAAAATCGTTATCCCTAGCAAAGATTAAAGAGTTGATAGTTATACcgattttttttggattgACTACTTTAATCTCATATTTTTCTGGTATTATAATgtctaaatttttaaagttaGATAAAGATGAAACTAATTTTGTAACAGGAAATTCGATATTTGGTAATAGTAATTCGTTACCAGTATCGTTGACTTTATCGTTGGCTTATACTTTACCTAATTTAACTTGGAGTGATATTCCGAATGATAATAGAGAAAATGTCGCATCAAGAGGTCTTTTATacttattaatttttcaacaatttgGCCAAATGTTAAGATGGAGTTGGGgttataattctttattaagaTGGTCTGGTactaatttacaaaatatgcCTCAAAGTCAAATCACTTTATTAACAGAAGATGGTAGAATTTCGTCTGAAAATTTACCCTCAATTCAAGATTCAAGTAAcaataatggtaataataataatgcaagTGATCATGCATTTGTAAATTCGAACTCTACAGCAAATACAATCAATAGTGAAATTCAAAGATATCACGACCATCATCAACCATTTAGTGATGAAGAAGCAGATCCTCAATTATTGACTGTGAATAATACTTCTtcaacaaatattaatcgTCTCTTAACagttaattcaaatattagtACTTTAAAAAGCTCAAGTTCAAATAAAAGTGCAACACCAGATTCCaatgtatatttattaagttCTCATCAAAACGAATTGTATCAAGCAAATACTTTTAtgcaaaaaatatacttttcaattattaatttaattaataaagtCATTTCATATTTGAATCCTCCATTATATTCCATGATTTTTGCCATTGTCGTCGCCGCCATTAAACCTTTACAAGAAGAAATGTTCTATAATGGTGggtttttaaattctactTTTGGTGCAGCTGTCACTCAATTAGGTGAAGTTTCAATCCCAATGATTTTAATTGTATTAGGTTCCAATATTTATCCAGATAGTGAAGCTTTTAAGCCAACTCCAAATCATAATAAAATGGTCATTGGTTCTATTATCGGTAGAATGGTTTTAccttctttatttttattacctATCATTACCATTGCTgtcaaatatattcaaacaAGTATTTTAGATGATCCAATTTTCTTAGTAGTAGGGTTTTTATTAACTGTTTCACCTCCAGCCATTCAATTGACTCAAATTACTCAAttgaatgaattttttgaagCTGAAATGGCGTCTATTTTAACTTGGAGTTATGTCGTTTTAACTTTACCTGTAAGTATCATTGTGGTTTCTTCAGCCATTTATGTCTTACAATGGGCCAATCcaaattga
- the UTP18 gene encoding Utp18p (similar to Saccharomyces cerevisiae UTP18 (YJL069C); ancestral locus Anc_1.305), which produces MATDSITNNEPIPPPDNEEIELAKLVFGDTSDFQNILNNFDLDMLDNENQGDEEWNSEDENEQANINDDQLFFVDDGMENDEATIKSTEDDEAMDIDSEEDDEADDDVAWVDSDDERLNVPLTSSNKTKKLRTSYTRTIVSGTTYINRLREQFERIYPRPDWANDDDKSSGDEVENAQDHDDVIDGDTAALSKILQLSYNYKDVSASKLLKSKILNIVRLKDANISHASRSGIQSLSFHPTKPILLTGGYDKTLRLYHIDGKSNNLVTSVHLKGTPIQTCTFYVSLSSANSEQKILTGGRKPFMHSWDLSASLPGNNSHNNSVVKIEKFSRLYGHEQTQKSFEKFKVAHFYNFQINQAHGIILLQGNTGWVNILHLTTGVWLMGCKIEGTIADFCVDYRPLSKNKFKTILISTNTYGEIWEFDLSSNGKVLKRWKDQGGVGITTIQVGGGTNSNNLFPVTSGKIKPNRWLALGSESGYVTIYDRNATKDSENPTPAATLGQITRPISHLVFSPDGQLLCMASKSARDILRLVHLPSCTVYSNWPTSGTPLGKVTSVAFSPRGEMIAVGNEQAKVRLWRLNDYN; this is translated from the coding sequence ATGGCAACTGATTCAATAACAAACAACGAACCCATTCCACCCCcagataatgaagaaatagAATTAGCAAAGTTAGTATTTGGCGATACTAGCGactttcaaaatattttgaataactTCGATCTAGATATGttagataatgaaaatcaAGGAGACGAAGAATGGAATtctgaagatgaaaatgaacAAGCTAACATTAATGATGaccaattattttttgttgatGATGGTATGGAAAATGATGAAGCTACAATTAAAAGCACAGAGGATGATGAGGCAATGGATATAGATagtgaagaagatgatgaagctGATGATGACGTAGCTTGGGTGGACTCTGACGATGAAAGGTTAAATGTTCCTTTAACCTCGTCAAATAAGactaaaaaattaagaacATCTTATACTAGAACTATTGTTTCAGGTACTACTTATATTAATCGTCTAAGAGAACaatttgaaagaatatatCCTCGTCCAGATTGGgcaaatgatgatgataaatcTTCTGGCGATGAAGTTGAAAATGCTCAAGATCATGATGATGTCATTGATGGTGACACGGCAGctttatcaaaaattttacaattatcGTACAATTATAAAGATGTTTCAGCTTCGAAACTAttgaaatcaaaaattCTGAATATCGTACGTTTGAAAGATGCAAATATTTCACACGCATCACGTTCGGGTATTCAATCATTATCCTTCCATCCAACAAAGCCAATACTATTGACTGGTGGTTATGATAAAACTTTAAGATTATATCATATAGATggtaaatcaaataatctGGTAACAAGTGTTCATTTAAAGGGGACTCCAATTCAAACATGTACATTCTATGTCTCATTATCTTCAGCTAATAGtgaacaaaaaattttaacaGGTGGTAGAAAGCCTTTTATGCATTCGTGGGATTTATCTGCATCGTTACCTGGTAACAATAGTCATAATAATTCAGTGGTCAAGATTGAGAAATTCTCAAGATTGTATGGTCATGAACAAACACaaaaatcttttgaaaagtTTAAAGTTGCACACTTTTataatttccaaattaatCAAGCACACGGTATCATTTTACTACAAGGTAATACTGGTTGGGTAAATATCTTACATTTAACTACTGGTGTATGGTTAATGGGTTGTAAAATTGAAGGCACTATAGCTGATTTTTGTGTTGATTATAGACCtttatctaaaaataaattcaaaactATTCTGATATCAACAAATACGTACGGTGAAATTTGGGAGTTTGATTTATCAAGTAATGGTAAAGTACTAAAGAGATGGAAAGATCAAGGAGGTGTCGGTATTACAACAATTCAAGTCGGTGGTGgtacaaattcaaataactTATTCCCAGTAACATCGGGGAAAATCAAGCCTAACAGATGGTTAGCACTTGGTAGTGAAAGTGGTTATGTTACGATATATGATAGAAACGCAACAAAAGATTCAGAAAACCCCACCCCAGCTGCTACTTTGGGTCAAATAACCAGGCCTATATCGCATTTAGTCTTCTCTCCTGATGGTCAACTGTTATGTATGGCTTCAAAATCTGCTAGAGATATATTAAGATTAGTCCACTTACCATCATGTACTGTATATTCTAATTGGCCAACAAGTGGGACTCCATTGGGTAAAGTTACCAGTGTAGCATTTTCACCACGTGGTGAAATGATAGCAGTAGGTAATGAACAAGCCAAGGTCAGATTATGGAGATTGAATGATTATAACTAA
- the TBLA0D05300 gene encoding uncharacterized protein (similar to Saccharomyces cerevisiae YBR285W; ancestral locus Anc_1.299), whose translation MNIVSKLYSLVHFKKVKPPRSPIEIILSPKINHEYVEITLPSPVSTSQDLCPIQVPIDHDCEIESSTEELVSNMTNVNISTHPSDQPQREPSSQEIASVDLDEEADVSKWDMSRILGNHSNSLSYQKKGMVLQDEMSQKKRGMFRIRNSRLMPTGYTQDDHEPHYPGIQPQVSSVIHNHPGNALAAYAPPFTSYTSHVKKMRRMQDSNRRGRRSRKNLRLDSS comes from the coding sequence ATGAATATTGTGTCAAAATTGTACTCTTTGGTACATTTTAAGAAAGTCAAGCCTCCACGATCACCTATTGAAATAATACTTTCACCTAAAATCAATCACGAATATGTCGAAATCACTCTTCCTAGTCCAGTCAGCACTAGCCAGGATTTATGTCCAATACAAGTACCAATCGACCACGATTGTGAAATAGAGTCTTCGACGGAGGAATTAGTTTCTAATATGACTAATGTCAACATTTCCACACACCCGTCCGACCAGCCGCAGCGAGAACCGTCTTCACAAGAGATTGCCTCTGTGGACCTCGACGAGGAGGCAGACGTGTCAAAATGGGACATGTCCAGGATCCTTGGTAACCACAGCAATAGCCTGTCCTACCAAAAGAAAGGCATGGTCCTACAAGATGAAATGTCACAAAAGAAACGAGGCATGTTTAGAATACGCAACTCGCGTCTAATGCCTACAGGATATACACAAGACGATCATGAGCCTCACTATCCTGGCATCCAGCCACAAGTTTCATCTGTGATCCATAACCATCCAGGCAATGCGTTAGCCGCCTATGCTCCACCGTTCACAAGCTACACGTCACATGTCAAGAAAATGCGCCGCATGCAGGATTCGAACCGGCGTGGCCGACGGTCCCGGAAAAACCTCCGATTAGATTCTTCGTAG
- the TBLA0D05255 gene encoding uncharacterized protein, which produces MALNVYLPKQYYTPTAADLTKEKPIPTINFLVGGLTTQNYAAERSFIQWQANAYGFAVVFPDTSPRGPDVPDVPDIEVVGQSAGFYLNATAEPFVKNYQMFDYVHKELPAELTTYFDKVSPVRVDFLKNVSIIGHSMGGLGSLTGYFKLFPRYKSCSAFAPIVNPSSSDSTIA; this is translated from the coding sequence ACACACCAACTGCCGCTGACTTGACTAAGGAAAAGCCAATTCCAACCATCAACTTTTTAGTAGGAGGCCTAACAACTCAAAATTATGCTGCTGAAAGATCATTCATTCAATGGCAAGCAAATGCCTATGGATTTGCTGTTGTTTTCCCTGATACTTCTCCTAGAGGTCCGGATGTTCCAGATGTTCCAGATATCGAAGTAGTTGGACAAAGTGCTGGTTTCTATTTGAATGCTACTGCTGAACCATTCGTTAAGAATTATCAGATGTTTGATTATGTCCATAAAGAACTACCTGCAGAACTTACCACATATTTCGATAAGGTATCGCCAGTCCGTGttgattttttgaaaaatgttAGTATTATTGGTCACTCCATGGGTGGGTTGGGCTCTTTAACAGGttatttcaaattgttTCCCCGCTATAAAAGTTGCTCTGCATTTGCACCTATAGTTAATCCAAGCTCCTCGGATTCAACCATTGCTTAA